The Aphelocoma coerulescens isolate FSJ_1873_10779 chromosome 2, UR_Acoe_1.0, whole genome shotgun sequence genome contains a region encoding:
- the LOC138105805 gene encoding cadherin-12 isoform X3 — MLIKVMPCRAGVLPKGLQISIFLLCWPHSALWRAASMWSTLHSSYNTAGIETRRNGYSRRQQELYFLPVVIEDSSYPVQSSTSTLTIRVCRCDSDGTIQSCNVEAIFLPVGLSTGALIAILLCIVILLVIVVLYVALRRQKKKDTLMTSKEDIRDNVIHYDDEGGGEEDTQAFDIGALRNPKVIEDNKIRRDIKPDTLRFPRHRPPAEDNTDIRDFINHRLQENDVDPSAPPYDSLATYAYEGNGSVAESLSSIDSLTTEADQDYDYLSDWGPRFKILADMFGEEESYNPDKVT, encoded by the exons ATGTTAATAAAAgtgatgccctgcagagctggagtGCTTCCAAAGGGACTGCAGATCTCCATCTTTCTGCTTTGCTGGCCTCACTCTGCACTCTGGAGGGCAGCTTCCATGTGGAGTACACTCCATTCCTCAT ACAACACAGCTGGGATTGAAACCAGGAGAAATGGCTACAGCAGAaggcagcaagagctgtacTTTCTTCCAGTAGTAATAGAAGACAGCAGTTACCCTGTCCAGAGCAGCACAAGCACTTTGACGATCCGTGTTTGCAGATGTGATTCTGATGGCACCATCCAGTCCTGCAATGTGGAAGCAATCTTCTTACCAGTCGGCCTCAGCACAGGAGCACTGATTGCAATCTTGTTGTGTATTGTTATACTTCTAG TCATTGTGGTCCTGTATGTAGCACTACGGaggcagaagaaaaaggacaCCCTGATGACCTCTAAAGAAGACATCAGAGATAATGTTATCCATTACGATGATGAAGGAGGTGGAGAAGAGGACACCCAGGCTTTTGACATAGGTGCTCTGAGGAATCCCAAAGTGATTGAAGATAACAAAATACGCAGGGACATAAAACCAGACACCTTGCGTTTTCCGCGCCACAGACCCCCAGCGGAAGATAACACAGACATAAGAGATTTCATTAatcacaggctgcaggaaaatgATGTAGATCCATCTGCTCCCCCTTATGACTCCTTGGCAACCTATGCTTATGAAGGAAACGGGTCTGTAGCAGAGTCTCTCAGCTCTATAGACTCCCTCACTACAGAGGCAGACCAGGATTATGACTATCTGAGTGACTGGGGACCTCGCTTTAAGATCTTGGCAGACATGTTTGGAGAAGAAGAAAGTTATAACCCTGACAAAGTCACTTAA